Proteins from a genomic interval of Gossypium hirsutum isolate 1008001.06 chromosome A09, Gossypium_hirsutum_v2.1, whole genome shotgun sequence:
- the LOC107888792 gene encoding uncharacterized protein isoform X1, which produces MEQDKLDYVLVPLGLLLLSLYHLWLLCTIIKHPTRTVIGLNAHSRHQWVVSMMSDPLKNGVLAVQTIRNNIMASTLLATIAITLSSLISVFVSSSSDSGNTSSEIVFGNKTRLLSSIKYFSILLCFLVAFLCNVQSIRYYAHVSFLVTLSSPIDDMETVEYVARNLNRGSYFWSLGLRAFYLSFSLLLWIFGPIPMFLCSCMMSFLLYFLDTTSSFTRQLHRHSFNENSLKADDLESVSLLSEKYSVEEMNFHCPLLHADSNSSTTSNHC; this is translated from the exons ATGGAACAAGATAAGTTGGATTACGTACTGGTTCCATTGGGACTGCTGCTGCTTTCTCTCTATCATCTATGGCTTCTTTGCACCATTATCAAGCATCCTACAAGGACTGTCATCGGCTTAAATGCCCATTCTCGTCACCAATGGGTTGTCTCCATGATGTCT GATCCGTTGAAAAATGGTGTTCTAGCAGTACAAACAATACGCAACAACATAATGGCGTCGACACTTTTGGCCACGATAGCAATCACTCTCAGTTCACTGATTAGTGTTTTCGTTAGCAGCAGCTCAGACTCTGGCAACACAAGCTCCGAAATAGTTTTTGGGAACAAGACTCGGCTACTGTCTTCCATCAAGTATTTTTCCATCTTGTTGTGTTTCCTTGTTGCTTTTCTTTGCAATGTGCAGTCTATTAGATACTACGCCCATGTAAGCTTCTTGGTCACGCTCTCTTCACCCATAGACGACATGGAGACAGTTGAGTATGTTGCAAGAAACTTAAACAGAGGAAGTTATTTCTGGTCACTTGGACTGCGAGCCTTCTACTTATCCTTCTCTCTATTGCTATGGATCTTTGGGCCTATACCCATGTTTCTTTGCAGCTGCATGATGTCTTTCCTTCTCTATTTCTTGGACACAACAAGCAGTTTCACACGTCAACTTCATCGCCACTCGTTCAATGAGAATTCGTTGAAAGCTGATGATCTCGAATCTGTTAGTCTATTATC GGAGAAATATTCTGTGGAAGAAATGAACTTTCATTGCCCTCTACTACATGCTGACTCCAATTCTTCCACAACCTCAAATCACTGCTAA
- the LOC107888792 gene encoding uncharacterized protein isoform X2 has product MASLHHYQASYKDCHRLKCPFSSPMGCLHDDPLKNGVLAVQTIRNNIMASTLLATIAITLSSLISVFVSSSSDSGNTSSEIVFGNKTRLLSSIKYFSILLCFLVAFLCNVQSIRYYAHVSFLVTLSSPIDDMETVEYVARNLNRGSYFWSLGLRAFYLSFSLLLWIFGPIPMFLCSCMMSFLLYFLDTTSSFTRQLHRHSFNENSLKADDLESVSLLSEKYSVEEMNFHCPLLHADSNSSTTSNHC; this is encoded by the exons ATGGCTTCTTTGCACCATTATCAAGCATCCTACAAGGACTGTCATCGGCTTAAATGCCCATTCTCGTCACCAATGGGTTGTCTCCATGAT GATCCGTTGAAAAATGGTGTTCTAGCAGTACAAACAATACGCAACAACATAATGGCGTCGACACTTTTGGCCACGATAGCAATCACTCTCAGTTCACTGATTAGTGTTTTCGTTAGCAGCAGCTCAGACTCTGGCAACACAAGCTCCGAAATAGTTTTTGGGAACAAGACTCGGCTACTGTCTTCCATCAAGTATTTTTCCATCTTGTTGTGTTTCCTTGTTGCTTTTCTTTGCAATGTGCAGTCTATTAGATACTACGCCCATGTAAGCTTCTTGGTCACGCTCTCTTCACCCATAGACGACATGGAGACAGTTGAGTATGTTGCAAGAAACTTAAACAGAGGAAGTTATTTCTGGTCACTTGGACTGCGAGCCTTCTACTTATCCTTCTCTCTATTGCTATGGATCTTTGGGCCTATACCCATGTTTCTTTGCAGCTGCATGATGTCTTTCCTTCTCTATTTCTTGGACACAACAAGCAGTTTCACACGTCAACTTCATCGCCACTCGTTCAATGAGAATTCGTTGAAAGCTGATGATCTCGAATCTGTTAGTCTATTATC GGAGAAATATTCTGTGGAAGAAATGAACTTTCATTGCCCTCTACTACATGCTGACTCCAATTCTTCCACAACCTCAAATCACTGCTAA
- the LOC107888793 gene encoding alpha-1,3-arabinosyltransferase XAT2 has product MDEKITYDTFFARSFSRSDQKKLGYGAFIGCLLIALSFCLVFMPYSSPQSIRLGTSVPKRMNLVCKSEKRSDYCEINGEDVRIDAKSSTVFIVASSQQSIRDLEDNNTSLLIGPYSRKEDQIAMKSVRKWLVKPVMESNVIPHCSQAHSVPAILFSLGGYSGNNYHDFTDIIIPLYSTARIFNGEVKFVVTNSNPWWINKFRNLVQKLSNYEVIDIDNEENIHCFTSVVVGLKRAPQELSIDPSKSSYSMKDFRQFLRSAYSLNKARAIKIEDEDDDDDDGKTRPRLLIVARNRTRAFRNTDEIVGMARNLGYEVGVAEADGNIQRFAEIVNSCDVMMGVHGAGLTNMVFLPENAVLIQVIPFGGVEWPARAAFREPSKDMNIKYLDYKIKAEESSLIEQYPADHEVFKNPLSISKQGWLTFKAVYLDKQDVNLDINRFKITLLKALELLHQ; this is encoded by the exons ATGGATGAGAAAATTACGTACGACACATTTTTTGCTAGAAGCTTTAGTCGATCCGACCAAAAGAAACTTGGATATGGAGCATTTATTGGTTGTTTGTTAATTGCATTGAGCTTTTGTCTTGTTTTCATGCCTTACTCTTCTCCTCAGTCAATTC GTTTGGGTACTAGTGTACCAAAGAGAATGAACTTGGTGTGCAAATCAGAAAAAAGATCAGATTACTGTGAGATCAATGGAGAAGATGTAAGGATCGATGCAAAATCCTCTACCGTTTTTATCGTTGCTTCATCCCAACAAAGCATTCGTGACCTTGAAGACAACAACACCTCCCTTCTTATCGGACCTTATTCTCGAAAAGAAGACCAAATTGCAATGAAAAGTGTGAGGAAATGGTTAGTGAAACCAGTTATGGAAAGCAATGTGATCCCCCATTGTAGTCAAGCTCACAGTGTTCCAGCTATTTTGTTTTCCCTTGGAGGATATTCAGGGAACAATTACCATGATTTTACAGACATCATTATCCCACTCTATTCCACTGCTCGAATCTTTAATGGAGAGGTCAAGTTTGTTGTTACCAACTCAAATCCATGGTGGATTAACAAGTTCCGAAACTTGGTTCAGAAGCTGTCTAATTACGAAGTCATCGACATTGATAATGAAGAAAACATACATTGCTTTACAAGTGTTGTTGTTGGTCTCAAACGTGCTCCTCAAGAGCTGAGTATCGATCCTTCAAAATCATCATATTCGATGAAAGATTTCAGGCAATTTCTGAGATCCGCCTACTCCTTAAACAAGGCGAGGGCGATCAAAATCGAGGACGAGgatgatgatgacgatgatgGGAAGACGAGACCTCGGCTTCTCATTGTTGCGAGAAACCGGACAAGAGCGTTCAGAAATACAGATGAAATCGTTGGAATGGCAAGAAATTTGGGGTACGAAGTAGGGGTAGCTGAGGCTGATGGGAATATACAAAGATTTGCTGAGATTGTGAATTCGTGTGATGTTATGATGGGAGTGCATGGAGCTGGGTTAACCAACATGGTTTTTCTGCCTGAGAATGCAGTTTTGATTCAGGTGATTCCTTTCGGTGGGGTGGAATGGCCGGCAAGAGCCGCCTTTCGAGAGCCGTCCAAGGACATGAACATAAAGTATCTAGATTATAAGATTAAAGCAGAAGAGAGTAGCTTGATAGAACAATACCCAGCAGATCATGAGGTATTCAAAAATCCATTATCCATTTCGAAACAGGGGTGGTTGACATTCAAGGCAGTGTATTTGGACAAACAGGATGTCAACCTTGACATCAATAGGTTTAAAATCACTTTGTTAAAAGCTCTTGAGCTTTTACATCAgtaa